The Bacteroidia bacterium genome includes a region encoding these proteins:
- a CDS encoding sigma-70 family RNA polymerase sigma factor, which yields MLKFAITLFIGVILGFIDERLNGYSIAQLIKRYKQKKENEIAMELLGRYNQQDEQTQGEIISSLLIPHWQDLSRIIASMKEEPQEELQKLFLKLHKLFKQDKFPKSNWKYWLARIVKNDLINKKKRKNPFISLPVEELTIAAPETNEADRINPNKLKEAISKLAAKQKQVVELRYLRSEGKLMTYKEIADHMNCSVGQVHGYLDRAKENLRTHLNGPFQPK from the coding sequence GTGTTGAAATTTGCAATTACCTTGTTCATTGGAGTAATCCTTGGCTTCATAGACGAGCGTCTAAATGGATATTCTATTGCGCAATTGATCAAACGCTATAAGCAAAAAAAGGAGAATGAAATAGCCATGGAGCTGCTGGGAAGATATAATCAGCAGGACGAACAAACACAGGGCGAAATCATTTCTTCTTTACTTATCCCTCATTGGCAGGACCTCTCCAGGATTATCGCAAGTATGAAAGAGGAACCCCAGGAGGAATTACAAAAACTCTTTTTAAAGCTTCACAAACTCTTCAAGCAAGACAAGTTCCCTAAAAGCAACTGGAAATATTGGCTGGCTAGAATTGTAAAAAATGATCTAATCAACAAAAAGAAGCGTAAAAATCCATTTATCTCTTTGCCAGTCGAAGAACTCACGATCGCCGCACCCGAAACAAACGAAGCAGATCGCATCAACCCAAACAAACTCAAGGAAGCCATTTCAAAGCTCGCAGCTAAACAGAAACAGGTGGTGGAACTCCGCTACCTGAGAAGCGAAGGCAAATTGATGACCTATAAGGAGATCGCCGATCATATGAATTGCAGCGTCGGACAAGTACATGGATATTTAGACAGAGCTAAAGAAAATTTAAGAACTCATTTGAATGGACCCTTTCAACCAAAATGA
- a CDS encoding gliding motility-associated C-terminal domain-containing protein — protein MRISAIYLLLCLSFCSTLSAQFSRTDTLVCGDTLIAAFDPSQSNQLTDSFYVWVGNCPSRIRFDFSTASVPDAADIFYLDLQGNRQFAGSVPYFGGNCTGGNHFSDPSRYPPGTALMPQHCLPGFVELYGAGIPLEDSIRQRSQLPPDFKLGGGYWESARLHLDIPDQIVALLFVVKFNPSESTVLRALWDCTPACCITALGDTVCVGDSLHLGTQEEAISYKWRGPQAFSSTERTPIIPNMSKDQEGWYVVEAEYLFDCKGIDSVYVQVNGPQLSTQPLDSIEICLGGRVDLQAIGPANNSWDLNMPGILSTNGNTLTVSPQRETLYKVQASDGLGCTSEASVRVIPKELVLGLMGKAPTCPGLSDGSITAIPVGGQVPFSIRSSGSSWQPGLELSGLTEGTYVVEVQDKLGCIAQSSLVVEGAEPVSAAVGVNPPSCVGSCDAEISLIPMEGQAPFSFFLDNAPIDSIQGELCAQLYSLTVEDDRGCSWNEIIEIENPSPFEIDLGRDRKVREGNSLSLKLDGSERLANIQWPGHCEDNCGEEIELKLDSSQWVSVIAENLWGCQAVDSVFVRVKKKAECVEGIYAPTAFSPNGDGLNEYFTLYADSEETDVVQISQLVIFNKWGNVVWSKSSMPFNAAHLGWNGYAKGEKLQEGSYTWAGTFLRDDGLSFTCGGSVTLLR, from the coding sequence ATGCGTATTTCAGCGATATACCTCCTGCTATGTCTTAGCTTTTGCTCGACCCTCAGCGCCCAATTCAGTCGTACAGATACCTTGGTTTGTGGTGATACCCTGATCGCTGCTTTCGACCCCTCTCAAAGCAATCAATTGACAGACTCTTTTTATGTCTGGGTCGGAAATTGCCCCTCAAGGATTCGCTTTGACTTCTCCACCGCCAGTGTACCTGATGCTGCTGATATATTTTACCTGGATTTACAAGGCAATCGCCAATTTGCGGGAAGTGTGCCTTATTTTGGAGGGAATTGTACGGGAGGAAACCATTTTAGCGATCCCAGTCGCTATCCACCAGGTACGGCCCTCATGCCCCAGCATTGTTTGCCGGGATTCGTAGAACTCTATGGAGCAGGTATCCCCCTTGAAGACTCGATCCGTCAAAGAAGTCAGCTTCCTCCAGATTTTAAACTAGGCGGAGGATACTGGGAAAGTGCTCGTTTGCATCTGGATATTCCTGATCAGATTGTCGCTTTGTTGTTCGTGGTAAAGTTCAATCCCAGTGAATCGACCGTTTTACGAGCACTTTGGGATTGTACACCGGCCTGTTGTATTACAGCTTTGGGAGATACCGTCTGTGTAGGAGATAGCCTTCACTTGGGAACGCAAGAAGAAGCAATCTCTTACAAATGGAGAGGTCCTCAGGCTTTCAGTTCGACAGAAAGAACGCCCATCATCCCAAATATGAGCAAGGATCAGGAAGGATGGTATGTAGTCGAAGCAGAATATCTATTTGATTGTAAAGGTATAGACTCGGTTTATGTACAGGTAAATGGCCCTCAATTGAGTACCCAACCTCTGGATAGCATTGAAATATGTTTGGGCGGCCGGGTTGACCTTCAGGCAATCGGCCCTGCTAACAATAGCTGGGACCTTAATATGCCCGGAATCCTATCCACAAATGGAAATACACTAACTGTTTCCCCGCAAAGGGAAACCCTATATAAAGTACAAGCGAGTGATGGCCTGGGATGCACTTCTGAAGCATCCGTTAGGGTCATACCGAAAGAATTGGTGCTTGGTTTAATGGGAAAAGCGCCGACCTGCCCCGGATTGAGCGATGGCTCGATCACCGCAATCCCTGTCGGGGGGCAGGTCCCTTTTTCCATCCGTTCGTCGGGATCAAGCTGGCAGCCCGGACTGGAATTGTCCGGACTCACCGAAGGCACTTATGTTGTTGAGGTACAAGATAAGTTGGGATGTATTGCACAAAGTTCATTAGTCGTAGAAGGAGCGGAGCCTGTATCTGCTGCAGTGGGAGTAAATCCTCCTTCCTGCGTAGGTAGTTGTGATGCTGAGATTAGCCTGATCCCTATGGAAGGGCAGGCTCCTTTCTCCTTTTTCCTCGACAATGCTCCTATCGATTCCATCCAGGGAGAACTTTGCGCCCAACTCTATTCCTTGACAGTAGAAGATGATAGAGGATGTAGCTGGAATGAAATTATAGAAATCGAAAATCCTTCGCCTTTTGAAATTGACTTAGGCAGAGACCGAAAAGTCAGGGAAGGGAATTCTTTAAGCCTAAAACTTGATGGCTCTGAAAGATTGGCTAATATCCAATGGCCGGGACATTGTGAAGATAATTGTGGCGAGGAAATAGAATTGAAATTGGACAGTAGCCAGTGGGTATCGGTAATAGCTGAGAATCTCTGGGGCTGTCAGGCAGTTGATTCTGTTTTTGTTCGAGTAAAGAAAAAAGCAGAATGCGTCGAAGGCATATATGCGCCTACAGCCTTTAGCCCAAATGGAGATGGTCTCAATGAATACTTTACCCTATACGCTGACAGTGAAGAAACAGATGTAGTTCAAATCTCTCAGCTCGTCATATTCAATAAATGGGGCAATGTCGTCTGGTCAAAATCCAGCATGCCTTTCAATGCTGCTCATCTCGGTTGGAACGGCTATGCGAAAGGGGAAAAACTCCAGGAAGGCAGCTATACCTGGGCCGGGACATTTTTACGAGACGACGGATTGAGTTTTACATGTGGGGGGAGTGTTACCTTGTTAAGGTAA
- a CDS encoding LysM peptidoglycan-binding domain-containing protein has protein sequence MKTFVLVCVLGISNLLAPSGIQRADDVLERMHTGLEKVYEHSYRLQLRERKLDRSFHQGQMLIQVKNNPLKIRAEILGPKKGLLVEYNAAEDMHEATIIPKQWLPAVKIKSDIHGDILRKGHYAINETSLNYFDKIIKRLEQKFKQKGDYGTYVKNVGLVATQGRSCFKIELSDPSFHIRNYTVKAGENLLDISKRLLIHPFKIRELNPQLDSYYELAAGRQIRIPSSYAKRCVIYIDNQEFLPRRLEVYDESGMFEQYSFHDIHVKK, from the coding sequence ATGAAAACCTTTGTTCTAGTTTGTGTATTAGGTATCAGCAATCTCCTTGCTCCAAGTGGTATTCAAAGAGCAGATGATGTTCTGGAAAGAATGCATACTGGATTGGAGAAGGTCTATGAGCATAGTTACAGACTACAGTTAAGAGAAAGAAAGCTCGACAGAAGCTTTCATCAGGGGCAGATGCTCATTCAGGTGAAAAATAATCCCCTGAAGATTCGTGCAGAGATTTTGGGACCTAAAAAAGGCCTTTTGGTTGAATACAATGCTGCCGAAGATATGCATGAGGCTACCATCATTCCCAAGCAATGGTTACCCGCCGTAAAGATCAAGAGCGACATCCATGGGGATATCCTACGCAAAGGCCACTATGCGATCAATGAAACCAGCTTAAATTATTTTGATAAGATCATCAAAAGACTAGAACAGAAATTTAAGCAGAAAGGGGACTATGGAACCTATGTGAAAAATGTGGGCCTGGTAGCGACTCAAGGAAGATCTTGCTTTAAAATCGAACTTAGTGATCCCAGTTTTCATATCAGAAATTATACAGTAAAAGCCGGAGAAAACCTCCTGGATATATCAAAAAGACTGCTTATCCACCCATTTAAGATACGAGAACTAAATCCTCAGCTGGACAGCTATTATGAATTAGCAGCTGGCAGGCAAATCAGGATTCCCAGTTCATACGCAAAAAGATGTGTCATATACATTGACAATCAAGAATTTTTACCCAGAAGACTGGAAGTATACGACGAGAGTGGGATGTTTGAACAATATAGTTTTCATGACATTCATGTAAAAAAATAG
- a CDS encoding M23 family metallopeptidase has translation MKLYLCCIFLFILSAYSVKKGWMSWEEECQLIDDFPAEPRFNIPDLMPVAENVPVSSNFGMRIHPVYKKKQMHWGIDFPLPAGTPIRAAADGIVQKTMQSGKKSSYGKHIQIGHDQVYSSLYAHLSKVYVTEGQMIQRGDTIGLSGNTGVTTGPHLHFEVFKNGIHVNPLAFWQKR, from the coding sequence ATGAAACTTTATCTATGCTGCATATTCCTGTTTATTCTCTCTGCGTATTCGGTCAAAAAAGGCTGGATGAGCTGGGAAGAAGAATGCCAACTCATAGATGATTTTCCCGCAGAACCCCGCTTTAATATTCCCGACCTGATGCCTGTGGCAGAAAATGTGCCTGTAAGCAGCAATTTTGGGATGCGGATTCACCCGGTTTACAAAAAGAAGCAAATGCATTGGGGCATCGATTTTCCTCTACCCGCAGGAACACCTATACGGGCAGCTGCAGATGGAATTGTTCAAAAGACCATGCAGTCAGGAAAAAAGAGCTCCTATGGAAAACATATACAGATTGGCCATGACCAGGTATACAGTTCTCTTTACGCTCATTTGTCAAAAGTCTATGTAACAGAAGGACAAATGATTCAAAGAGGAGATACCATCGGCCTTTCGGGGAATACAGGTGTAACTACCGGACCCCATTTACACTTTGAGGTATTTAAAAACGGGATTCATGTTAATCCCCTGGCTTTCTGGCAAAAACGATAA